The segment GCTTTGTTTCGCGCCTTGAAGATAATGGATTTGATTCCGCCCAATTGTTTGATCAGATGTGCGTCGAATTGCAAGAAGTGATTGTTTCTGTCGGGATCAGAAAAAAGAGCAGTTCCTTCGTCTGTGTCTAACAGAAATATTTTTTGCTTGGGATGGTTGGCCGCATGAAATATGCGCTGATTTTTATCCTTGCCTAGATACCATTCGATGGTTCCAGCAAAGGTTCCTTTGAAGCCTTTTTTATCCAATATCTCTGTGATTTCTGTGCAGTAGATATTTTCTGTATTGTAGAAGTATTTGGCTTTGGTAGCAAATAAAGTCTTGAGTAATTTGATATGAGCGTCTATTTCCTCTAGGAAATGAGATTCTGAATAAATGGACGAAGCGCTGTTGTGATAGGTTCCTGCCAAAAGTGTCAAAAATCCAGAATCCACCACTGTTTTAAGTTTTTGCAGCATGATCAAATCATGCTGCTGGAGCATTTCTAAAAAATCACCTGAGAAATAAATAGCAAGAGGTGTTTCTTGAGATTCACACAGAGAGATAACCTGAGTCAGCTCCTCTTTGATGGTGTTTTCGTACCAGATAGCAAAGGTTTCCTCGGTTTTGATCGTATTGAAGTAAGGCTTGTTTTGACCTATGTCAAAGAGAGAAAACGCTGCAAGGACAGGGGCAAAATCAAAGGTCAATATGAGGGATAGTTCTTTGTTCATTCGGTAGCTGACTCAATGATAGTGAAAATTTTCTGGTTTGTTTTCTCCCAAGAGAGATCTCCAAGCAGGGCATGATTTTCACTGGCAATATGATGTGCTACTTTTTCATTTTTCAACAGAGATACGATTTGTTTGGCAAATTTTTCTGGGTTGTCAAACTCAGCGGTGAGCGCACTGGTCAAGACCTCTGCAGCTCCAGAGTTGTTGGATAGTACCATCGGTACCTTGGCTCCTGCTGCCTCCAGTGCTGTAAGCCCGAACGGTTCAGATACCGAAGGCATGCAGTAGACATCAGCCATGGCGTAGGTTTTGAGCAAGTCAGGTTCTTTGAGGTAGCCAGTGATATGAAACCTGTTGGCTACCGTGGAGTGTGCGCCAGCTTCTATGAGTGACTTGTACAAGTCACCTTCGCCTGCCATGATAAAGCGACTCTCTGGATACATGGCGTACACATGTTCAGCTATTTCTAGGAATTTGGTCGGGCCTTTTTGTCCCGTCAAGCGTCCTACGAATAGCACGATTTTCTCTTTGAATGGGCTTTGGTATTGTGGGTATTCTTTGGGCTTGTAGCCATTGTGGGCGACTTCTATTTTGTTGGAGTCTATGCCGTAGATTGTTTGGATGATTCCTTTGGAATAGTTGCTTACGCAAATGATTTTGTCTGCAATGAGGAAAGCCTCTTTTTCCAAATCAAAAACCCAGGAATTGGAAGTGCCAATGTTGCGGTCATAGTCCAGTGAGTGTACGTGGAGTACCAGAGGTTTCTTTAGTTTGGTCTTGATATCGATAGCCGCTCTAAACGTGATCCAATCATGCGCATAGATGATATCAAAATCTACTTTTTGTGCTGCGGATGCTATTTGTTTGGAAAAATCGATGAGCTGATTGTGCAGCGCATGATCTTTTTGTTTTGCCTTGGGACTTGCTACATCAGCCGTATTGGCGTAGGGAGAAATACTCGTCTCTATGTTGATTTTGGACATTTCGGTGATCACACTGAAATCATCAAAGTCTCCCAGATTTACTTTTTGTTTAGACAGAGAAATGTTGTTGCCGATGGCGTCCAAAGCTTCCATGTCATCTGGTTGGATGATGGTGAGTACGGATCTCATCGCTAGGAATTGCGCGATTTCGTGGGCAGCGATACCGAGTCCACTGTTTTTGGAGACGGGTTCACCCGGTCCCAACATGAGTATTTTTAACTTTTTCATAACAGGTCGATTGGCTTTTGTATAGATTGTTAAGTACTGCTGATGTTTTCAATTTGGGGCAACTATGTCATATCTATTGTGAAGTTTGTTCACAACGAAATGATGCAGTTGCTTTCGTTGGATAGATGGTTGTCTACATATCCATCGGCTTCATCGTCGTTCATCCATATTTCACCATCTATCAAATATCGAAATTGATACTGAGTGTTTTTGGGTAGCTCCATGACCAATTTAAAATCTCCACTTTTGGTTTTTTCGAGAGGAAGAGAGTTTAAATCCCAATCATTGAAGCTACCAGATAGCGAAATGTTACTTGCATCTTTGGCTACTTGCTTTTTTACCGTCCATGTGACTTTGCAGACGTCTTTTGATTTGAAAAATTGTTTTTTAATACTCATGGTTACAATGGTTTAGTGTATTAAGATTTCATTGAAATTTTTGGGTAGTTTCACTTGCATTACAGCGCCCATCATTTCTACTTCCTTGATCATTTCAACGCCATCAACTAGTATAGAGCTGGGTTTTTCTTCTAGTCCGTGGAATTTAGCTAGATAATTATTGTATTCTGTCGCAAATTGACCAACGCATTCTTGTCTGATATTCCATTTGAGGACGGTAGTCTCCGAATGAAATGTTTTGACAGAATACTGACCTTCTTTGTATTCATAGCCATCGCCCTTGTCCTCATAGAGCTGCGAAGTGGTCACAGTAAAGGGTTTATAAAAGTTGAGAGTCAGTTCCTCTACTATAATCTCTCCGACATATTGCATTTTGGGTTGCTCTGGTATCATCGCACCTGCTCTGACGAACAACGGGATTTTATCCAAAGGGGCATCCACTTTCAATTCTCTTTGACCTTCTTCGACCATACCCGTCCAGTAGTTGTACCAAATCCCCTTGGGCAAGTACATCAGTCTGCTCACTGCCTTTTCTTCTGATATTGGGCAAATGATCAGGTGCTCACCCAGCATGAATTCTTCTTCACGATAAAAAGTCTCGGGATCTATATGTGCCTCCATATGCAAGGACCGGATCATAGGCGTCCCTTGGGTGCTGTACTGCCAGAATGTGGTGTAGATATAAGGCAGTATTTTGTACCGTAGGTTGATGAATTCTCTGACGATATCGACATAGATTTGATCAAATTTCCACGGTTCCTTGTCTCCATGATCTCCCGAGGAGTGCGTTCTAAAGAATGGATGGAATACTGCCATTTGAATCCATCTCGTAAATAGTTCTCCATTAGGGGAGCCGATAAATCCTCCGACATCTGACCCAGCAAATGAAACTCCAGAGGCAGCGAGTCGTTGGCACTGGATGTTGGCCAACTTGAGTTGCTCCCAACTGGCAGAGTTGTCTCCAGTCCAAACCGAAGCATATCGTTGAATACCAGCATAAGCAGATCGTGTGATCGTGAAGGCACGTTTGTTTTCTAGGAATCTTTGTTGTCCCTCACAGGTAGCCTGTGCCATCAGTGAGCCATAGACATTGTGTGCCTTGCGGTGACTACATGGATGACCGTCAAAATCGAATCGCACGTCATTGGGGAAGGTGCCGTCTTCGAATGTGGCAGGTTCGTTCATGTCGTTCCAGACCCCGTCTACGCCATCTGATACGAGTCCTTCGTAGAGTGACCCCCACCATTTTCTGGTGCGCTTGCTTGTGAAATCAGGGAAGTGACATGGACCAGGCCAAACGCTGGCTTTGAGCAAAGCACCGTCCATTCTCTTGCAGAAATGGTTGCCTCTTCTGCCTTGTTCGTAGACTCTGTATTTTTTATCTATTTTGATTCCTGGATCGATGATTACGACGGTTTTGAATCCATCTTTTTTCAGATCGGATATCATTTTTTGTGGTTTAGGAAACTTCTGTTTGTCCCAGGTGAAGCATCTGAATCCATTCATGTAGTCAATGTCCAAATGGATGACGTCACAAGGGATTTCTCGGCTTCTAAATTCCTCAGCCAATTTTCTCACAACAGATTCTGGGTAGTAGCTCCATTTGCTTTGGTGGTAGCCTAGTGCCCATTTGGGGGGCAATTGAGGTCGCCCTGTGAGCCAGGTATATTTTCTAGCCACATCTACCAGTTTGGGGCCATAGATGAAATAAAATCGCATTTCACCACCTTGCGCCCAAAAGCTGCAGGCATTGCCTCTTTCCTTACCAAAATCAAAGTAACTCCTAAAGGTGTTGTCCATGAAGACGCCATAGCCAGTCTGGCTGTGTTGCCCCATGTAGAAGGGGATGTTTTTATAAACAGGATCTGTGTCATTGCCATAGCCATAGCAATCCGTCCCCCAGAGTTCTCTTTTGGTACCGATGAGGTTGAGTCTTCCGGTTTTGTCGCCAAGCCCGTAGAATTTTTCTCCCTTGTGGAGCACCTTGGTGCTGATATTGATGGTGCCTCCATGGTATTTATGGTCTTGCCAGTGGTAGCCTTTTTCATCTTGAAAAACCACTGTACCTTCGTTATTTAGAATCTTGCAGGATAAGTCTTCCTTGCTGATATAGCAGCGGAGTAGGGCGGTTTTTAGTACAAAGCTCGCTTTGAGCTCTTCAAATTTATAATCTGTGGTAGGTGCTCTGAAGGCTGGGTCTATGGCATAGGAGAAGTCGTCTTCGAAGTATCCGTCATTGCCATGCCTGAATTTGATGATGTCTTCACTGATAATGGTGACCTCCAGTGAAGCATTTTCACCATGTATGATGAAGGAATTTTTTCTCTTCTCCCATGAGACATACTTTCCTGAATAAAACTCTTCGACATCTTTGCCCTGAAAGTTTTCGATGTAGTTGCCAGAAAAATCCTTTGATTCATTGGTGGCTGTAGTATCTCCTGTTATTCCTTCCATTTTCTTAATGTTTAACTAAAACAAATATACCTTTTCTGCTTGTCCTAGGTTATCAATGATCGTGTTTGGCCATTATTTCTATGTGAAATTTTCACTTCTCACAATATGACCATGAGCTTCTATCAAAATTCATCAATAATCTAATTTTCGCACTATAAGATTAGAAAAATAATAATGTAATTGTTGGTGTCTTGCTGGATAAAAAGGCATCGTACTGCTTTTTTGTTTATAAAAGTCTGCGATTTGTTATGAAAATCGCAAATTGACTTGACAGGGAAAAAAATATGAGATAAAAATCAAGTGTACGTGCCAAGACTTATTAACTTTCCCACACTCAACAGTAGAAGTATAAGCGTGGGAAAGAAAAAAACCAAAGAACTAAACTTAGAAACTAGGGTACTAGCTGAGGTAGCCTGGGAGGTATGTAATCAAGTAGGAGGTATCTATACTGTGATTCGCTCCAAGGCACCAGTCATGGTAAAAAAATGGGACAAGAATTACCTGCTACTTGGCCCCAATATTCACCCCAATGTCAGTGCCGATTTTGAGCCTATATTGGACGCTGACAATGCCATCGCACAGGTGGTCCGCGATTTGCGAGCGATGGGCTGGGATGTGCAGTTTGGTACTTGGTTGGTTTCGGGTAGACCGCAGACGGTTTTGTTCAATCCCCACAGCGTCATGGGACAGCTGGGCAATATAAAATACTATTATTGGCAGAATCATCACATCGAATTTGCCAATTATGATCCACTCATGGATCAGGTTATGGCCTTTGGGTTTATGGTTCATGAGTTTTTGTCTCGATTTGCACGGGTATGTTTGGATCAAAATCAAGAGCTTTTAGCGCATTTTCACGAGTGGATGGCAGGTACAGCGATACCTGATATAAGACGCGAGCAAATTCCCATCAAAACAATTTTTACGACTCATGCTACCTTGCTGGGGAGGTATTTGGCCATGAATGATCCTTATTTTTATGATCATTTGCCTTTTATGAATTGGGAAACGGAGGCCAAGAATTTTAATGTGGATACCATCGCAAGGATTGAGAGAGCCTGTGCTCATGGCGCCAATGTGTTGACGACTGTCAGCGAAGTGACCGCCAAAGAATGCGTGCATCTCCTAGGTAGAAGCCCAGACGCGATCCTTCCCAATGGACTGAATATTGAGCGATTCTCTGTATTGCATGAGGTACAAAACCTACACCACAAGTACAAAGATCAAATCAACAATTTTGTGATGGGACATTTTTTTCAGTCCTATACTTTTGATCTGGACAAGGTCATGTATTTCTTTACTTCTGGTCGGTTTGAGTTCAAAAACAAGGGGTATGATTTGACATTGGAGGCGCTTGCTAGGCTCAATCATAAGATGAAGGAACAAAACATCGATATGACTGTTGTGATGTTTTTTGTGACCAAGCAGCCATTTTATAGCATCAATCAAGAAGTACTGACTTCACGTGCGATGTTGGAAGAAATAGAAAACAACTGTGAGTCAATCATGGAGCAGGTCAAGGATAGACTTTTTCATGCGGCGGCTACCAATTCAGATCACCGCTTACCCGAACTCAATGAGTTGGTTGATGATTATTGGAGGTTGAGATACCGCAGAACCATCCAGTCATGGAAATCGGACAAATTGCCGAGTGTCGTGACGCACAACCTGATGGATGATGCCAATGACCAGATTTTGACATTTTTGCGACAGGCTAATTTGTTGAACTATCGCACCGACAAGGTCAAGATTGTCTATCACCCAGACTTTATCTCCTCCACCAACCCTTTATTTGGGATGGAATATGGTCAGTTTGTACGAGGGTGTCATTTGGGTATTTTCCCAAGTTATTATGAGCCTTGGGGCTATACTCCTGTGGAGTGTTTGGCACGAGGTGTGTCCGCTGTGACTTCAGATTTGTCTGGTTTTGGAGATTATGTCAAGAAACTACCTATGGGGAATGAAGAGCATGGTATATACATGATAGAGCGAGAGAATCAGGATTATCACTCTGCTGCAGAGCAGCTCTCAGAAAAGCTACTAGAATATGTGAAATCCAGTAGAAAGAAAAGAATCCAAACTAGAAACAAGGCTGAAGATCTATCGGAGGAGTTTGATTGGAAAAATCTAGTCAAACACTACGATGAAGCCTATGATCTGGCTTGTCAAAAATTTCCAATAGAAAAATAATATCTAACCAAGTATAATAGTACAGCATGTTTAGCGAAAAGGATAAAAAATATATCAAGGAGAGAGGAAGCGAACTGTCTCTAGTAGAAGAACAAATTGGCAATTTCAAAAGTGGGTTTCCGT is part of the Reichenbachiella agarivorans genome and harbors:
- a CDS encoding polysaccharide deacetylase family protein, producing MNKELSLILTFDFAPVLAAFSLFDIGQNKPYFNTIKTEETFAIWYENTIKEELTQVISLCESQETPLAIYFSGDFLEMLQQHDLIMLQKLKTVVDSGFLTLLAGTYHNSASSIYSESHFLEEIDAHIKLLKTLFATKAKYFYNTENIYCTEITEILDKKGFKGTFAGTIEWYLGKDKNQRIFHAANHPKQKIFLLDTDEGTALFSDPDRNNHFLQFDAHLIKQLGGIKSIIFKARNKAALRSLAEQISQSSKTSAYNIKSPVISGTHHMSLESIHSNALQSRTLKQYYQLESAVQLSKDKKLKQVWSQLGNIEYIIQMSKDEHRNHLPYDFYNHFMNILNDLEIRLQKP
- a CDS encoding glycosyltransferase family 4 protein; amino-acid sequence: MKKLKILMLGPGEPVSKNSGLGIAAHEIAQFLAMRSVLTIIQPDDMEALDAIGNNISLSKQKVNLGDFDDFSVITEMSKINIETSISPYANTADVASPKAKQKDHALHNQLIDFSKQIASAAQKVDFDIIYAHDWITFRAAIDIKTKLKKPLVLHVHSLDYDRNIGTSNSWVFDLEKEAFLIADKIICVSNYSKGIIQTIYGIDSNKIEVAHNGYKPKEYPQYQSPFKEKIVLFVGRLTGQKGPTKFLEIAEHVYAMYPESRFIMAGEGDLYKSLIEAGAHSTVANRFHITGYLKEPDLLKTYAMADVYCMPSVSEPFGLTALEAAGAKVPMVLSNNSGAAEVLTSALTAEFDNPEKFAKQIVSLLKNEKVAHHIASENHALLGDLSWEKTNQKIFTIIESATE
- a CDS encoding isoamylase early set domain-containing protein; amino-acid sequence: MSIKKQFFKSKDVCKVTWTVKKQVAKDASNISLSGSFNDWDLNSLPLEKTKSGDFKLVMELPKNTQYQFRYLIDGEIWMNDDEADGYVDNHLSNESNCIISL
- a CDS encoding glycoside hydrolase family 31 protein — translated: MEGITGDTTATNESKDFSGNYIENFQGKDVEEFYSGKYVSWEKRKNSFIIHGENASLEVTIISEDIIKFRHGNDGYFEDDFSYAIDPAFRAPTTDYKFEELKASFVLKTALLRCYISKEDLSCKILNNEGTVVFQDEKGYHWQDHKYHGGTINISTKVLHKGEKFYGLGDKTGRLNLIGTKRELWGTDCYGYGNDTDPVYKNIPFYMGQHSQTGYGVFMDNTFRSYFDFGKERGNACSFWAQGGEMRFYFIYGPKLVDVARKYTWLTGRPQLPPKWALGYHQSKWSYYPESVVRKLAEEFRSREIPCDVIHLDIDYMNGFRCFTWDKQKFPKPQKMISDLKKDGFKTVVIIDPGIKIDKKYRVYEQGRRGNHFCKRMDGALLKASVWPGPCHFPDFTSKRTRKWWGSLYEGLVSDGVDGVWNDMNEPATFEDGTFPNDVRFDFDGHPCSHRKAHNVYGSLMAQATCEGQQRFLENKRAFTITRSAYAGIQRYASVWTGDNSASWEQLKLANIQCQRLAASGVSFAGSDVGGFIGSPNGELFTRWIQMAVFHPFFRTHSSGDHGDKEPWKFDQIYVDIVREFINLRYKILPYIYTTFWQYSTQGTPMIRSLHMEAHIDPETFYREEEFMLGEHLIICPISEEKAVSRLMYLPKGIWYNYWTGMVEEGQRELKVDAPLDKIPLFVRAGAMIPEQPKMQYVGEIIVEELTLNFYKPFTVTTSQLYEDKGDGYEYKEGQYSVKTFHSETTVLKWNIRQECVGQFATEYNNYLAKFHGLEEKPSSILVDGVEMIKEVEMMGAVMQVKLPKNFNEILIH
- a CDS encoding glycosyltransferase produces the protein MGKKKTKELNLETRVLAEVAWEVCNQVGGIYTVIRSKAPVMVKKWDKNYLLLGPNIHPNVSADFEPILDADNAIAQVVRDLRAMGWDVQFGTWLVSGRPQTVLFNPHSVMGQLGNIKYYYWQNHHIEFANYDPLMDQVMAFGFMVHEFLSRFARVCLDQNQELLAHFHEWMAGTAIPDIRREQIPIKTIFTTHATLLGRYLAMNDPYFYDHLPFMNWETEAKNFNVDTIARIERACAHGANVLTTVSEVTAKECVHLLGRSPDAILPNGLNIERFSVLHEVQNLHHKYKDQINNFVMGHFFQSYTFDLDKVMYFFTSGRFEFKNKGYDLTLEALARLNHKMKEQNIDMTVVMFFVTKQPFYSINQEVLTSRAMLEEIENNCESIMEQVKDRLFHAAATNSDHRLPELNELVDDYWRLRYRRTIQSWKSDKLPSVVTHNLMDDANDQILTFLRQANLLNYRTDKVKIVYHPDFISSTNPLFGMEYGQFVRGCHLGIFPSYYEPWGYTPVECLARGVSAVTSDLSGFGDYVKKLPMGNEEHGIYMIERENQDYHSAAEQLSEKLLEYVKSSRKKRIQTRNKAEDLSEEFDWKNLVKHYDEAYDLACQKFPIEK